In bacterium, a single genomic region encodes these proteins:
- a CDS encoding amidophosphoribosyltransferase, with product MGGFFAVASVEDCVSDLFFGTDYHSHLGTRRGGMATLDTRGFTRFIHNIENDQFRSKFQQDLGKMRGRMGIGVISDYEDQPLIIGSHLGTYAIVTVGLIRNLKSLARDAFGKRMHFSEMVLGEVNPTEVVASLIDRGASFAEGIQMAQEAIEGSCSMLILTQEGIYAARDRLGRTPIVLAEKPGACSASMETCAFANLGYRVTRYLGPGEVVLITAEGVHQVRSPLEAMQICAFLWVYYGYPASSYEGINVEVVRNRCGEALARRDKVEVDMVAGIPDSGTGHALGYASFAGIPYRRPFVKYTPTWPRSFMPQDQEQRDLVARMKLIPIDDIIAGRRILFCEDSIVRGTQLKDTIQRLFDRGAKEVHMRPACPPLVYTCPYLNFSRSRSQLDLAARKAIFELQGQAEENLAQFADPESELHMAMVERIRKRLGLTSLRYQRLEDLVEAIGLPKERLCTHCWDGSSWG from the coding sequence ATGGGTGGTTTTTTCGCCGTGGCATCTGTGGAGGATTGTGTTTCTGATCTTTTCTTCGGCACTGATTATCACTCCCACCTGGGCACCCGTCGAGGTGGGATGGCCACACTGGATACCCGAGGCTTCACGCGATTCATCCACAACATAGAGAACGACCAGTTTCGATCAAAGTTCCAACAAGACCTGGGCAAGATGAGGGGTAGGATGGGCATCGGGGTGATCAGTGATTACGAGGATCAGCCCCTTATCATAGGCTCTCATCTGGGCACCTATGCCATAGTCACTGTGGGTCTTATCAGAAACTTGAAGAGCCTGGCCAGGGATGCCTTCGGAAAACGGATGCATTTCTCGGAGATGGTTCTGGGGGAGGTGAACCCCACGGAGGTCGTGGCAAGCCTCATCGACCGCGGCGCGAGCTTTGCCGAAGGAATCCAGATGGCGCAGGAGGCCATAGAAGGTTCCTGCAGCATGCTCATTCTCACCCAAGAAGGCATTTATGCAGCCCGAGACAGGCTGGGACGAACGCCGATAGTCTTGGCAGAGAAGCCTGGTGCGTGTTCTGCCAGCATGGAGACGTGCGCGTTTGCGAACCTGGGTTATCGGGTCACCAGGTACTTGGGTCCTGGGGAGGTGGTGCTGATCACAGCAGAAGGGGTGCACCAGGTCAGATCTCCCCTGGAAGCCATGCAGATATGCGCCTTCCTGTGGGTCTATTACGGATATCCTGCCTCCAGCTACGAGGGCATCAACGTGGAGGTGGTGCGCAACCGCTGTGGTGAGGCCCTGGCCCGGAGAGACAAGGTGGAGGTGGACATGGTGGCCGGGATCCCTGACTCGGGTACTGGCCATGCCCTGGGCTATGCCTCATTTGCAGGTATTCCGTACAGGAGACCCTTCGTGAAGTACACGCCCACCTGGCCCCGCAGCTTCATGCCCCAAGATCAGGAACAGAGAGACCTTGTGGCCAGGATGAAGCTAATACCGATAGATGACATCATAGCGGGGCGCCGCATACTCTTTTGCGAGGATTCCATAGTGAGAGGGACTCAACTCAAGGACACCATTCAGAGGCTCTTCGACCGTGGGGCCAAAGAGGTGCACATGAGACCAGCCTGTCCCCCACTGGTCTATACCTGCCCATATCTTAATTTCTCCAGGTCCAGATCTCAGCTGGATTTGGCGGCAAGAAAAGCCATATTCGAGCTCCAAGGGCAAGCAGAGGAAAACCTGGCCCAATTCGCTGATCCAGAATCAGAACTCCATATGGCCATGGTGGAGCGGATCCGAAAAAGACTGGGGCTCACATCCCTTAGGTACCAGAGGCTGGAAGATCTGGTGGAGGCCATAGGTCTTCCCAAAGAGCGGCTTTGCACCCACTGCTGGGACGGATCCTCCTGGGGATGA
- a CDS encoding cation diffusion facilitator family transporter, which yields MLEDSHAQTGEILLEGPRKYRVALLSVASNTVLVALKLSVGFLTGSVSILSEAAHSAMDLLAAIIAAVAVRRASRPADTGHLFGHGKFENLSGALEALLILGAAAFITAEAIGKLVRGGELEYLEVGLAVMAFSVVVNTIVSRRLLRTAIQTESIALEADALHLRTDVWTSAGVMGSLGIIYISDLFIKDPQANMRFHALDPVVALMVAGLIVRAAWSLLKRSMEGLLDKPLSEEEDRIIRQTLESLGGEFLEFHELRHRRSGPERHIDLHLVLSPQATLGDVHALCDRIEAMIQARLPRAKILIHTEPCKRSDCLKCRAKEACESGKEVS from the coding sequence GTGCTCGAGGACAGCCATGCTCAAACAGGGGAGATTCTCCTAGAGGGCCCTCGCAAGTATAGAGTGGCTCTTCTTTCTGTAGCTTCTAATACCGTTTTGGTGGCTCTAAAACTGTCGGTGGGTTTTCTAACAGGATCTGTGTCCATCTTGTCCGAAGCTGCCCACTCGGCCATGGATCTGCTGGCAGCCATCATAGCAGCTGTGGCTGTCAGAAGGGCAAGCAGGCCTGCAGACACGGGTCATCTTTTCGGACATGGTAAGTTCGAGAATCTATCAGGAGCCCTGGAGGCCCTTCTTATCTTGGGGGCTGCGGCCTTCATAACCGCGGAGGCCATAGGCAAGCTGGTAAGAGGAGGGGAGCTGGAATACCTGGAGGTTGGACTGGCTGTGATGGCCTTTTCTGTGGTGGTGAACACCATTGTTTCCAGACGGCTGCTTAGAACGGCCATTCAAACCGAATCCATAGCCCTGGAGGCCGATGCCCTCCATCTGCGCACGGATGTGTGGACCTCTGCAGGTGTCATGGGCTCCCTGGGTATCATCTACATTTCTGATTTGTTCATTAAAGATCCACAGGCCAACATGAGGTTTCATGCCTTGGACCCTGTGGTGGCCCTGATGGTGGCCGGGCTCATAGTAAGGGCAGCCTGGAGTCTCTTGAAGAGGTCCATGGAGGGGCTCTTGGACAAGCCCCTTTCAGAGGAGGAAGACAGGATCATAAGGCAAACCCTGGAGTCACTGGGTGGGGAGTTCCTGGAGTTCCACGAGTTGAGACACAGAAGATCAGGCCCGGAACGGCACATAGACCTGCATCTGGTGCTGTCTCCCCAGGCCACACTAGGAGATGTTCATGCCTTGTGTGATAGGATAGAGGCCATGATCCAGGCCAGACTCCCCAGGGCCAAGATCCTCATCCATACAGAACCTTGCAAGAGATCGGATTGCCTCAAGTGCAGGGCCAAGGAAGCTTGTGAATCCGGAAAGGAGGTTTCTTGA
- the epsC gene encoding serine O-acetyltransferase EpsC, translating into MNQPIADRDTCKTAMEMTGDYRSRLPQIVESIVESCRGPESIDHIDAALIPSFESVVEILKDLLDLLYPGYFGRQELDRKNLQYHIGAEVNALFDKLSVQISRSIQHECRRLDSMCVRCVEKGQKEALEFLAKIPRLRQMLARDVRAAYEGDPAAKSFDEIVFSYPGIFAVTVYRIAHELHLQEVPLLPRIMTEYAHRVTGIDIHPGACIGSNFFIDHGTGVVIGETTEIGDNVRIYQGVTLGALSLRREADGSMARGYKRHPTIEDDVIIYAGATILGGNTVIGARSIIGGNVWLTRSVPPDSRVTLADPNLRIQSRWEAMESPFEVNLAGGSNVQLGERHE; encoded by the coding sequence ATGAACCAGCCCATAGCCGACAGGGATACCTGCAAGACTGCCATGGAGATGACCGGGGATTACAGATCCAGACTTCCTCAGATAGTGGAAAGCATTGTTGAGAGCTGCCGAGGCCCGGAAAGCATTGACCACATAGATGCAGCCTTGATCCCCTCCTTTGAGTCAGTGGTGGAGATACTGAAGGACTTGTTGGACCTCCTCTATCCTGGCTATTTTGGCAGGCAGGAGCTGGATCGCAAGAACCTGCAATACCATATAGGTGCCGAAGTCAATGCCCTTTTTGACAAGCTCTCTGTCCAGATATCCAGAAGCATCCAGCACGAGTGCCGCCGTTTGGACAGCATGTGCGTTCGGTGTGTGGAAAAGGGCCAGAAGGAGGCCCTCGAGTTTCTGGCCAAGATCCCGAGACTCCGCCAGATGTTGGCAAGGGACGTACGTGCTGCTTATGAAGGAGACCCGGCTGCCAAGAGCTTTGATGAGATAGTGTTTTCTTACCCCGGCATTTTTGCGGTCACCGTTTACAGAATTGCCCACGAGCTGCACCTCCAGGAAGTGCCTCTGCTTCCAAGGATAATGACCGAGTACGCCCACAGGGTCACGGGCATAGACATCCACCCTGGGGCTTGTATAGGAAGCAATTTCTTCATAGACCACGGCACTGGGGTGGTCATAGGCGAGACCACCGAGATCGGCGACAACGTTAGGATCTATCAAGGAGTGACCCTCGGAGCCCTGAGCCTTCGCAGGGAAGCCGACGGCTCCATGGCCAGAGGTTACAAGAGGCATCCCACCATAGAGGATGATGTGATCATATATGCCGGTGCCACCATATTGGGAGGGAACACAGTTATAGGAGCCAGATCAATCATAGGCGGAAATGTTTGGCTCACCCGCTCGGTGCCACCTGACTCCAGGGTGACCCTGGCAGATCCGAACCTCAGAATCCAGAGCAGGTGGGAAGCTATGGAGTCCCCATTTGAGGTAAACCTGGCGGGCGGATCCAATGTCCAACTGGGCGAACGCCATGAGTAA
- the feoB gene encoding ferrous iron transport protein B — protein sequence MGSAVQILGRLYRRVRSLEQSPLLVKGKRRIALVGSPNVGKSVLFHKLTATYVTVSNYPGTTVDVYKARGTIGEQDFEVVDTPGIYSLLPITEEEKVTRSILLQQTPDLILHVVDAKNLERMLPLTLQLLETGLPLILILNIMDEAERLGISFDISKLRKSLGIPVIATVSTTGRGISELKKEILEAAEVAHHLHLSYEGPIEELLGNLEALLEADYPVSKRSLAALLLQGDPEAAALVGEKEGDFSRIVSLVEDAKRRFAHPISYELALQRQRLASQLVREATRIFQGAGQDWVEWLSRRMISPWTGIPILLAILYYGVYWFVGDFGAGVLVDFLEGTFFEETINPWITELVRSVLPWRPLQDLLVGEYGVITLGVRYAVALILPIVATFFLVFSLLEDTGYLPRLSLLVDRVFKTMGLTGRAVIPMVLGLGCDTMATMVTRTLPTLRERLIATLLLALAVPCSAQLGVILALFEGSAVGLGIWLGVISFVFLLVGFLSSKVMPGERSCFYMEIPPLRLPRASNVLVKTYSRVHWYFREIFPMFILASVFIWIGQITGLFGLLVSALEHPVRLLGLPDQAAVAFLFGFFRRDYGAAGFYDMKQAGLLGDVQLVVAAVTLTLFVPCVAQFLMNVKERGARVGIGLSLFILFFSFGTGYAVNLILRSLGVGL from the coding sequence ATGGGCTCAGCTGTTCAAATACTGGGGAGATTGTACCGAAGGGTGCGCTCTTTGGAGCAAAGTCCTTTGCTGGTCAAGGGAAAAAGGAGAATAGCCCTCGTGGGCAGCCCCAACGTGGGTAAGAGCGTCCTATTTCACAAGCTCACGGCAACCTACGTGACAGTTTCCAACTATCCCGGCACCACAGTTGATGTGTACAAGGCCAGAGGCACCATCGGAGAGCAGGACTTTGAGGTTGTGGACACTCCTGGCATATACTCTTTGCTCCCCATCACCGAGGAGGAGAAAGTTACCAGATCGATCCTTCTCCAGCAAACCCCTGATCTCATACTCCACGTAGTGGATGCCAAGAATCTGGAACGTATGCTCCCGCTCACACTCCAGCTCCTCGAGACAGGGCTTCCTCTGATCCTAATCCTCAACATCATGGACGAGGCCGAGAGGCTTGGTATCAGCTTCGACATTTCGAAGCTGAGAAAGAGCTTGGGAATTCCGGTCATCGCCACAGTCTCCACCACAGGCCGGGGCATAAGTGAGCTGAAAAAGGAGATCCTTGAGGCTGCAGAGGTTGCGCATCATCTTCACCTGAGCTATGAGGGACCCATCGAGGAACTGCTTGGTAATCTAGAGGCTCTCCTGGAGGCAGATTATCCGGTGTCCAAAAGGAGTCTAGCCGCCCTGCTCCTCCAAGGAGACCCTGAGGCCGCGGCCCTTGTGGGCGAGAAGGAGGGAGACTTCTCCCGAATCGTCTCCCTGGTGGAGGACGCAAAGAGGCGCTTTGCCCATCCCATCTCGTACGAACTGGCCCTGCAAAGACAGCGGCTGGCCTCGCAGCTAGTCCGTGAAGCCACACGGATCTTCCAAGGCGCGGGGCAGGATTGGGTGGAGTGGCTCAGCCGCAGGATGATCTCGCCCTGGACAGGGATACCCATTCTCCTCGCAATACTCTATTACGGGGTCTACTGGTTCGTGGGGGATTTTGGTGCTGGCGTGCTGGTGGATTTCCTGGAAGGCACCTTTTTCGAGGAGACCATCAACCCATGGATCACGGAGCTTGTGAGGTCGGTCCTGCCGTGGAGACCCCTTCAGGATCTCCTGGTCGGGGAATACGGGGTGATCACCCTTGGGGTCCGGTACGCCGTTGCCCTGATCCTGCCCATCGTGGCCACCTTCTTTCTCGTATTCTCCCTGCTGGAGGACACAGGTTACTTGCCCAGGCTGTCTCTGCTCGTGGATCGCGTCTTCAAAACCATGGGGCTTACGGGCAGGGCCGTGATTCCCATGGTCCTGGGCCTGGGTTGTGATACCATGGCCACCATGGTGACAAGAACTCTTCCCACTTTGAGGGAGCGGCTGATCGCCACCCTCTTGTTGGCCCTTGCTGTGCCATGTTCGGCTCAACTTGGAGTCATCCTGGCCCTCTTCGAGGGCAGTGCTGTGGGACTAGGGATATGGCTTGGGGTGATCTCCTTCGTTTTTCTTTTGGTCGGGTTTCTCTCCAGCAAGGTCATGCCCGGAGAGAGGAGTTGCTTTTACATGGAAATTCCACCTTTGCGCCTCCCGAGGGCCAGCAATGTGCTGGTAAAGACATACAGCCGTGTGCATTGGTACTTCAGGGAGATCTTCCCCATGTTCATCCTTGCCAGCGTTTTCATCTGGATAGGCCAGATCACGGGGCTTTTCGGCCTGTTGGTGAGCGCCCTGGAGCATCCGGTCAGACTGCTGGGTCTGCCAGATCAGGCAGCCGTGGCCTTTCTCTTCGGCTTCTTCAGAAGGGATTACGGGGCTGCCGGATTCTACGACATGAAGCAGGCGGGTCTCCTGGGGGATGTGCAACTGGTGGTGGCCGCAGTCACCCTCACCCTTTTTGTCCCTTGCGTTGCCCAGTTCCTCATGAACGTCAAGGAAAGGGGGGCCCGAGTGGGGATAGGGCTTTCTCTCTTCATCCTTTTCTTCTCTTTTGGGACAGGATACGCGGTCAACCTGATTTTGAGATCCCTGGGGGTGGGCCTATGA
- a CDS encoding transcriptional repressor, with protein MSLPQKKSLRLYLKEQGFRWTPEREEVLKEALALEGHFEADELAYRLRKKGSRVSKATVYRTLPLLVKAGFIREVIHGEKHLHYEHVHGESHHDHLICLVCGKIIEFEDQAMKEIEERICQQNRFRPEKVLVEIYGYCEKCK; from the coding sequence ATGAGTTTGCCCCAGAAGAAGTCCCTTCGCCTCTATCTTAAAGAACAAGGCTTCAGGTGGACGCCTGAGAGGGAAGAGGTCTTGAAGGAGGCGCTGGCACTGGAAGGCCATTTCGAGGCAGACGAGCTGGCTTACCGTCTCAGGAAAAAGGGCAGTCGAGTATCCAAGGCCACGGTATATCGGACCCTTCCGCTTCTTGTCAAGGCAGGGTTCATCCGGGAGGTAATCCACGGAGAGAAACACCTTCACTACGAGCATGTGCACGGGGAAAGCCATCATGATCACCTTATCTGTCTGGTGTGCGGGAAGATCATCGAGTTCGAGGACCAAGCCATGAAGGAAATAGAGGAACGGATCTGCCAGCAGAACAGGTTTCGACCTGAGAAGGTGCTGGTGGAGATCTATGGATACTGCGAAAAGTGCAAGTGA
- the epmA gene encoding EF-P lysine aminoacylase EpmA, whose product MNWGKPSSGRDVRPEDVALIGDPQKEERNWVKLRWDPKLREILRVRSQVLLGVRCFFQSRGFLEIDAPSLIPLPGMEPHLDPMRVETGIRGEAGEIFYLHTSPEYCMKKLLSAGLERIYCLSHAFRAGELSHTHNPEFAMLEWYRAGEDYGSLMEDCEQLVLHLAGLLGNDQKILKGSWTSLCLSTPWPRITVRWAMKQYAGIDLEEVRSLEQLVHIARAKGYKEVGPSWAWEDVFYKIFLQEVDPNLPKHKPFFLVDYPVEMASLARRKPGAPRWVERFELYAGDLELANGFSELTDYLEQEKRLMAERKQRKEMGKETFPVDYSFLEALKLGMPEAAGVALGLDRLIMVLSGTSRIRDVLPFPMEDLLLDKKKALAAQLP is encoded by the coding sequence TTGAACTGGGGAAAACCCTCCAGCGGAAGAGACGTTAGACCGGAGGATGTGGCCTTGATAGGCGATCCCCAAAAGGAAGAGCGCAACTGGGTGAAACTGAGATGGGATCCGAAGCTTCGTGAGATCCTCAGGGTTAGGTCTCAGGTGCTGTTGGGTGTCAGATGTTTTTTCCAAAGCAGAGGGTTTCTGGAGATCGATGCTCCAAGCCTCATACCTCTACCAGGCATGGAGCCCCACCTGGATCCCATGAGAGTGGAGACGGGGATCCGAGGAGAGGCTGGGGAGATCTTTTACCTCCACACCTCTCCGGAATATTGTATGAAAAAACTTCTATCCGCCGGCTTGGAACGCATTTACTGCCTGAGCCATGCATTTCGGGCAGGGGAGCTTTCCCATACTCACAACCCCGAATTCGCCATGCTGGAGTGGTACAGGGCAGGGGAGGACTATGGCTCCTTAATGGAGGATTGTGAGCAGTTGGTGTTACATCTGGCCGGGCTGTTGGGAAATGATCAGAAGATCCTCAAAGGTTCTTGGACCTCCCTTTGCCTGAGTACCCCCTGGCCGCGCATAACCGTCAGGTGGGCCATGAAGCAATATGCAGGGATTGACCTCGAGGAGGTGCGAAGCCTTGAACAGCTGGTACACATTGCCAGGGCAAAGGGTTACAAGGAAGTGGGGCCCTCCTGGGCATGGGAAGACGTGTTCTACAAGATCTTCCTGCAGGAGGTGGATCCCAACCTGCCCAAACACAAACCTTTCTTTCTGGTGGACTACCCGGTGGAAATGGCCTCACTGGCCAGAAGGAAACCAGGTGCTCCCAGGTGGGTTGAGCGTTTCGAACTCTATGCCGGAGACCTGGAACTGGCCAATGGTTTCTCTGAGCTAACAGATTACCTGGAGCAGGAAAAAAGACTCATGGCAGAAAGAAAACAAAGAAAAGAAATGGGGAAGGAGACCTTCCCCGTGGACTATTCTTTCCTGGAAGCCCTGAAGCTGGGAATGCCCGAGGCAGCCGGTGTTGCACTGGGATTGGACAGGCTAATAATGGTGCTCTCGGGCACGAGCAGAATCAGAGATGTATTACCATTTCCCATGGAGGACCTGCTCCTGGACAAGAAGAAGGCCCTTGCCGCACAGCTTCCCTGA
- a CDS encoding MaoC family dehydratase, protein MKGKSIGEIRVGEFAEFSKTVTEADVVLLAGITGDFNPAHMDQVWASKTRFGGRIVHGIFSAGLISAAIGTRLPGPGTIYLSQELKFLAPVRIGDTLTARVEVLEALERRNRLRLGTQVRNQDGTIVVDGIAWVMPPLPTRDD, encoded by the coding sequence ATGAAGGGCAAGAGCATAGGGGAGATCAGGGTGGGGGAGTTTGCGGAATTTTCCAAGACAGTCACAGAGGCGGATGTGGTACTTCTGGCAGGCATCACAGGGGACTTCAACCCTGCTCACATGGATCAGGTTTGGGCTTCCAAGACTCGTTTTGGTGGCCGTATAGTGCACGGAATCTTCAGCGCCGGGTTGATCTCTGCAGCCATAGGCACAAGGCTGCCTGGGCCTGGAACCATTTACCTGTCTCAGGAACTCAAGTTTCTTGCCCCTGTGCGCATAGGTGACACCCTCACAGCCAGAGTGGAGGTCTTAGAGGCTTTGGAGCGCAGGAATCGTCTTAGGCTTGGCACTCAGGTAAGGAACCAGGATGGGACCATCGTGGTGGACGGGATAGCATGGGTGATGCCTCCTCTGCCAACAAGAGATGACTGA
- a CDS encoding transporter, with protein MRLFGERRCVCPMVGSRLCQGTGGFVLGQALVMLLCVPAFAAHPLITDDTGTQGEGKFQIEANSQYSHHRQGGVTEKSFELETIISYGVMDDVDLVAGVPYQHVSTKERGSRNTEAGISDVALEVKWRFLEHSGWSLALKPGITVPTGDRDKGLGSGRISPSLFFILTKEMEPLAFHLNLGYMRNENRLDERTDLWHASIASEVEILKELKAVANIGVERNSSKDSATLPAFILGGFVCSLTDNLDLDVGLKAGLTRSEPDYSILAGVAWRF; from the coding sequence ATGAGGCTGTTTGGAGAGAGAAGGTGTGTCTGTCCCATGGTTGGTTCACGGCTTTGCCAGGGCACAGGGGGGTTTGTTCTGGGCCAGGCTCTTGTGATGCTCCTTTGCGTGCCTGCATTTGCTGCCCATCCGCTGATTACCGACGATACGGGCACCCAGGGGGAGGGGAAGTTCCAGATAGAGGCCAATTCCCAGTATAGCCACCATCGCCAAGGCGGGGTCACTGAGAAGAGCTTCGAGCTGGAAACTATCATCAGCTATGGTGTCATGGATGATGTGGATCTTGTAGCAGGTGTACCCTATCAACATGTGAGCACCAAGGAGCGCGGCTCCAGGAACACAGAGGCCGGGATCTCGGATGTGGCCCTGGAAGTGAAATGGCGGTTCTTGGAGCACTCGGGGTGGAGTTTGGCGCTCAAGCCCGGCATCACAGTCCCAACGGGGGACAGGGATAAGGGCTTGGGTTCAGGCAGGATCTCCCCGTCCTTGTTTTTCATCCTGACCAAGGAGATGGAACCCCTGGCCTTTCACCTCAATCTCGGGTACATGAGAAATGAGAACCGCCTCGATGAGAGAACGGATCTCTGGCATGCCTCCATAGCCTCTGAGGTAGAGATCCTCAAAGAGCTCAAAGCCGTGGCCAATATCGGGGTGGAGCGCAACTCCTCCAAGGATTCGGCTACTTTGCCAGCCTTCATCCTGGGAGGTTTCGTATGTTCCTTGACCGATAACCTAGACCTGGATGTGGGTCTGAAAGCAGGGCTCACAAGATCTGAGCCTGACTACTCTATCCTGGCGGGCGTAGCGTGGAGGTTCTGA
- a CDS encoding FeoA family protein — MKLTERSEEILDAMCVGILEEGQVILPLKELNAGEKGTIAYLAIHDETRLHKLMAMGALPGLLVTLIQKFPSYVFKVGESQFAIDGQMAEGIYVCLKKS, encoded by the coding sequence ATGAAACTCACCGAGCGATCCGAGGAGATCCTAGATGCCATGTGCGTGGGTATCCTGGAGGAGGGACAGGTCATTCTACCGCTCAAAGAACTAAACGCTGGCGAAAAAGGGACCATAGCCTACCTAGCCATCCATGACGAGACACGGCTTCACAAGCTCATGGCCATGGGCGCCCTGCCAGGGCTCCTGGTCACCCTTATTCAGAAGTTCCCCTCTTATGTATTCAAGGTTGGGGAAAGCCAGTTCGCCATAGACGGCCAGATGGCAGAGGGGATCTATGTGTGTCTGAAGAAAAGCTGA
- a CDS encoding cytochrome C — protein sequence MTERWKSFSTLVFLAFVLGVSLGHAEEIRYKERVKPIFDARCMACHGADAPEYPEFKAQKERHVRQQKGPRMDTYTHLIFFVGWPDTGALMRRLDDGKNTKDGKPGNMYVYLGQTEEERQKNLSVFKGWVGNWSLKRWSEISKEELEAMKLAY from the coding sequence ATGACTGAGAGATGGAAGAGCTTTTCCACGTTGGTTTTCCTAGCCTTTGTTCTTGGGGTATCGTTGGGGCATGCTGAGGAAATAAGGTACAAGGAAAGGGTGAAGCCCATCTTTGATGCCAGATGCATGGCCTGCCACGGTGCTGATGCACCAGAGTATCCCGAGTTCAAGGCCCAGAAAGAAAGACATGTTCGACAACAGAAGGGGCCGCGGATGGACACTTATACCCATCTGATATTTTTCGTAGGATGGCCGGACACAGGTGCCCTCATGAGAAGACTAGACGACGGGAAGAATACCAAGGATGGGAAGCCCGGCAACATGTATGTGTACCTGGGTCAGACAGAAGAAGAACGACAGAAAAATCTTTCTGTTTTCAAGGGATGGGTGGGTAACTGGAGCCTCAAGCGGTGGTCCGAGATCTCCAAGGAGGAGCTTGAGGCCATGAAACTGGCATATTAG